The Salvelinus sp. IW2-2015 linkage group LG15, ASM291031v2, whole genome shotgun sequence genome includes a region encoding these proteins:
- the LOC111974523 gene encoding Rieske domain-containing protein-like yields MFSEEEQTSPTSSSSSPPPSSHFIGRKEDVVQAKRVTKLVGGRDVLVLCHQGKLHAMDMRCYHTGGPLQEGDIEEFDGRMCIVCPWHKYKITLAEGEGLYQAVNPSATPPKPTWCSKGVKQRVHQVTEVNRDVYVTFNDSPDTIDSDFYQTERYRATMNKAQPKTKKLHEKVTSRKV; encoded by the exons ATGTTCTCTGAGGAAGAGCAGACATCCCCTACATCCTCCTCTTCATCGCCACCTCCATCCTCCCACTTCATCGGGAGGAAAGAAGACGTTGTCCAGGCCAAGCGTGTCACCAAGTTGGTGGGCGGGAGGGACGTGCTGGTTCTCTGCCACCAGGGCAAGCTCCACGCCATGGACATGCGCTGCTACC ATACCGGTGGACCACTGCAGGAGGGAGATATCGAG GAGTTTGACGGGCGGATGTGCATCGTGTGTCCGTGGCACAAGTACAAGATCACGCTGGCAGAAGGCGAGgggctgtaccaggcggtgaaccCCTCGGCTACACCCCCTAAACCCACCTGGTGCTCCAAAGGGGTCAAACAGAGAGTTCACCAGGTCACAGAGGTCAACAGGGATGTGTATGTCACATTTAACGACTCACCAGACACCATTGACTCTGACTTCTaccagacagagagatacagggcCACTATGAATAAGGCCCAGCCCAAGACTAAGAAATTACACGAGAAGGTGACAAGCAGGAAAGTGTAA
- the LOC111974524 gene encoding glutaredoxin-1 yields MAQEFVTARIKGDKVVVFLKPSCPYCVMAKYVLSKYGFKSGHLEFIDITGRDDMSEIQDYLNKITGERTVPRVFIGKKCVGGGSDVKALDKSGKLEGMLKSIGSLQ; encoded by the exons ATGGCTCAGGAATTCGTTACGGCCAGAATTAAAGGGGACAAAGTAGTCGTGTTTCTAAAACCGTCATGCCCATATTGCGTAATGGCAAAATATGTTTTGTCAAAGTATGGATTCAAATCTGGACACTTGGAATTCATAGACATCACTGGACGAGATGACATGAGTGAAATCCAGGATTACCTAAATAAAATAACAGGTGAACGAACG gtgccACGGGTGTTCATCGGTAAGAAGTGTGTTGGTGGGGGCAGTGACGTTAAAGCGCTGGATAAGAGTGGGAAACTGGAGGGAATGCTGAAGTCAATCGGATCGCTGCAATGA